The following proteins are encoded in a genomic region of Herminiimonas arsenicoxydans:
- a CDS encoding conserved hypothetical protein; putative exported protein (Evidence 4 : Homologs of previously reported genes of unknown function): MKKIIAITLLIMGMSAHAEDASYTIKLMTPETALKAAQAALKKCREDGFQVAVAVVDRTGQAQVMLRDRLAGMHTPGAALDKAWSAASFKSNTTQLAEATQAGKPSSGIRQIDRVLAIGGGIMIEAGGTLYGAVGVSGAPNGDADDMCARAGVKLVAEDLELSM; encoded by the coding sequence ATGAAGAAAATCATTGCAATCACTTTACTGATCATGGGCATGTCTGCACATGCAGAAGACGCCAGCTATACAATCAAACTGATGACACCCGAGACGGCATTGAAAGCTGCGCAAGCGGCGTTGAAAAAATGTCGGGAAGACGGTTTCCAGGTCGCTGTTGCGGTGGTTGATCGCACCGGCCAGGCGCAGGTCATGTTGCGCGATCGATTGGCCGGCATGCATACGCCGGGTGCTGCTTTGGACAAGGCCTGGAGTGCGGCCAGTTTCAAGTCAAATACAACACAACTGGCGGAAGCGACCCAGGCTGGAAAGCCGTCTAGCGGGATCCGTCAGATTGATCGTGTGCTGGCCATCGGCGGCGGCATCATGATCGAAGCCGGCGGTACTTTATACGGTGCCGTTGGCGTCTCTGGCGCACCGAATGGCGATGCTGATGACATGTGTGCAAGAGCAGGCGTCAAATTGGTCGCTGAAGATCTGGAACTCTCGATGTAA
- the bcp gene encoding Pseudoazurin precursor (Blue copper protein) (Evidence 2a : Function of homologous gene experimentally demonstrated in an other organism; PubMedId : 8605003, 3595868, 8138527; Product type t : transporter) gives MNKVVPAILLALFSIGASAAEHQIKMVNSGKDGIMAFEPAFLKVAKGDTVKFIKVDASHNSASVVVPAGAAAWKGKMDEEISIPLTQEGVYVYICDPHKTMGMAGVIQVGNATNLDAAKQESEKLSKSFVMNKDRLSKALAQVK, from the coding sequence ATGAACAAAGTAGTACCAGCCATTTTATTAGCGTTATTTTCCATCGGCGCATCGGCTGCTGAACATCAGATCAAGATGGTCAATAGTGGCAAGGACGGCATCATGGCTTTCGAGCCGGCCTTTCTCAAAGTTGCGAAAGGTGATACGGTCAAGTTCATCAAGGTCGACGCGTCGCACAACAGTGCTTCCGTTGTTGTGCCTGCGGGTGCAGCTGCCTGGAAGGGCAAGATGGATGAAGAAATCTCGATTCCTCTCACCCAGGAAGGTGTGTACGTCTATATCTGCGATCCGCACAAAACCATGGGCATGGCCGGCGTCATTCAAGTCGGAAATGCTACCAATCTGGATGCAGCAAAACAGGAATCCGAAAAACTATCGAAGAGCTTTGTCATGAACAAGGATCGCCTTTCCAAGGCGCTTGCGCAGGTAAAGTAA
- a CDS encoding putative SoxW family protein (Evidence 3 : Function proposed based on presence of conserved amino acid motif, structural feature or limited homology; Product type pc : putative carrier) has translation MHKLLQSFCLIVCILSGTGLMAGHAQGAETKLGVVPPLADLGRDGERARLEKKPLILFFSMPDCSYCKVVRQNYLAPLLRNHVVKNRPLIREVDMTSLKEVKDFDRSLTTQRDVAKRFNVHAAPTVLFMDAHGELLTAPIVGGDIAGLYGGYLDNAFAESASKLAEKPDNKKGQHP, from the coding sequence ATGCATAAGCTGCTGCAATCGTTTTGCCTGATTGTGTGCATACTTTCGGGCACGGGTCTGATGGCCGGTCACGCGCAAGGGGCAGAAACAAAGCTCGGCGTGGTACCGCCATTGGCCGATCTGGGACGTGACGGAGAGAGAGCCAGGCTTGAAAAAAAGCCTCTCATTCTCTTCTTCTCGATGCCGGATTGTTCTTACTGCAAAGTGGTGCGGCAAAACTATCTTGCTCCTTTGCTGCGCAATCACGTCGTCAAGAATCGTCCTCTCATTCGCGAGGTAGACATGACGAGCCTGAAAGAGGTGAAGGATTTCGATCGTAGCCTGACAACGCAGCGTGATGTGGCAAAGCGCTTCAACGTACATGCTGCGCCCACCGTGCTGTTCATGGACGCGCATGGCGAGCTGCTCACCGCACCTATAGTGGGGGGCGATATTGCAGGCTTGTACGGCGGCTATCTAGACAATGCATTTGCCGAGTCGGCCAGTAAACTGGCGGAGAAGCCGGATAACAAGAAGGGTCAGCATCCATGA
- a CDS encoding putative Cytochrome c SoxA (Evidence 3 : Function proposed based on presence of conserved amino acid motif, structural feature or limited homology; PubMedId : 15939347; Product type pc : putative carrier), whose translation MKCIGYFLAALAFGATSYATADSSDEIAKYRQLLADGNPAELWEMRGEELWKTKAGPKNATLEQCDLGKGPGVVKGAYAELPRYFKDVNKVMDLEQRLVHCRMTLQGLTLAQATAVPFGAAGKPSLIEPMVAYITAESRGIKMSVPLSHPEEKRAYEIGKKVFFYRGGSHDFACATCHATDKQRIRLQDLPNLLNKSDAQAAYATWPAYRVSQGEVRTMQHRLNDCFRQQRFPEPVYGSDLITAVTMFLAKSAEGGVYNGPALKR comes from the coding sequence ATGAAATGCATAGGCTATTTTCTTGCCGCGCTTGCCTTTGGCGCAACTTCGTATGCCACAGCCGATTCAAGTGACGAGATCGCAAAATACCGTCAGTTACTGGCCGATGGCAATCCAGCAGAATTGTGGGAAATGCGAGGGGAGGAGTTGTGGAAAACGAAAGCAGGTCCGAAGAACGCCACCCTTGAACAATGTGACCTTGGCAAAGGTCCCGGTGTCGTCAAGGGAGCTTATGCTGAACTGCCCAGGTATTTCAAGGATGTAAACAAGGTCATGGATCTTGAGCAGCGCCTGGTGCATTGCCGCATGACCTTGCAGGGTCTGACGCTCGCACAGGCGACCGCCGTTCCCTTTGGCGCTGCAGGCAAGCCATCGCTGATCGAGCCTATGGTTGCCTACATCACCGCAGAATCGCGCGGTATCAAGATGTCAGTGCCGCTGTCGCATCCGGAAGAAAAGCGTGCATATGAAATCGGCAAGAAGGTTTTCTTCTACCGAGGCGGCTCTCATGATTTCGCCTGTGCTACCTGCCATGCGACCGACAAACAGCGCATTCGCTTGCAGGATCTGCCTAATTTGCTCAACAAGAGCGATGCACAGGCAGCTTATGCAACCTGGCCGGCTTATCGCGTCTCGCAAGGCGAGGTGCGTACGATGCAGCATCGTCTCAACGACTGTTTCCGGCAGCAACGCTTCCCGGAGCCGGTATATGGTTCAGACCTGATTACAGCCGTGACCATGTTTTTGGCGAAGAGTGCCGAAGGTGGCGTCTATAACGGCCCAGCGCTGAAACGATAA
- a CDS encoding putative sulfite dehydrogenase SoxC precursor (Evidence 3 : Function proposed based on presence of conserved amino acid motif, structural feature or limited homology; PubMedId : 15939347; Product type pe : putative enzyme), whose translation MTNDIKKTGRIVRAPENFVDPVLAHDITTKGLSEERRGFLRKSFLAAGAAMAGGVPLARAAMPDGDPNILNLPEHSITLGQPVVTNGYGVPSKYETNLLRRESPGLTRVGAASVSFAPLQGLFGIITPSGLHFERHHQGWHDIDPSKHRFMINGLVKNPKVYTMDDLMRLPSVSRMHFIECGANTAMEWGNVAVPTVQYSHGMLSCCEFTGVPLSVLLEDCGYDKKNGKFVLAEGADGSSMTRTISMDRALDDVIVAWGMNGEMLRPENGYPLRLVVPGVQGVSWVKWLRRIEVGDKPYATKDEAIHYIDAMPDGMYRQYTSIQECKSVITTPSAGQMLLDKGFYNITGLAWSGRGKIKRVDVSVDGGRNWRTARLEGPVNTKCLTRFNINWAWDGAPVVLQSRAIDDTGYVQPKINELREVRGTRSIYHNNAIQSWKVSESGEVSNVQVY comes from the coding sequence GTGACGAATGACATAAAAAAAACGGGCCGCATAGTGCGGGCACCTGAAAACTTTGTGGATCCTGTACTGGCCCACGACATTACGACCAAGGGATTGAGTGAGGAGCGGCGTGGTTTTCTGCGCAAGAGTTTTCTCGCAGCTGGAGCGGCAATGGCTGGCGGTGTTCCGTTGGCGCGCGCAGCCATGCCGGACGGCGACCCTAATATTCTGAATCTGCCCGAGCATTCCATCACGCTGGGTCAACCAGTCGTCACCAATGGCTATGGTGTTCCTTCCAAATATGAAACGAACCTGCTGCGTCGCGAATCTCCAGGGCTGACTCGCGTAGGCGCAGCATCCGTATCGTTCGCGCCATTGCAGGGTTTGTTCGGCATCATTACGCCGAGCGGTTTGCATTTCGAACGTCATCATCAGGGTTGGCATGACATTGATCCGAGCAAGCATCGTTTCATGATCAATGGCCTGGTAAAAAATCCCAAGGTGTACACCATGGATGATTTGATGCGTTTGCCGTCGGTATCGCGCATGCATTTCATCGAATGCGGGGCCAATACCGCGATGGAGTGGGGTAATGTCGCCGTGCCTACCGTGCAGTATTCGCATGGCATGTTGAGCTGCTGCGAATTCACCGGCGTACCTTTATCGGTGTTGCTGGAAGATTGTGGCTACGACAAGAAGAACGGTAAATTTGTACTCGCCGAAGGTGCAGACGGCTCGAGCATGACCCGCACCATTTCGATGGATCGCGCATTGGATGATGTGATCGTTGCCTGGGGCATGAATGGTGAAATGCTGCGGCCGGAAAACGGTTATCCGCTGCGTCTGGTTGTACCGGGCGTGCAAGGCGTGTCGTGGGTCAAATGGCTGCGTCGTATCGAGGTAGGCGACAAGCCTTACGCGACCAAAGATGAAGCGATTCACTATATCGATGCAATGCCGGATGGCATGTACCGTCAGTACACATCGATACAGGAATGCAAATCGGTCATCACCACACCGTCTGCGGGGCAGATGCTGCTGGACAAGGGTTTCTACAACATCACTGGTCTGGCATGGTCGGGTCGCGGCAAGATCAAGCGCGTCGATGTGTCTGTTGATGGTGGCCGCAACTGGCGTACTGCAAGGCTGGAAGGGCCGGTCAATACCAAGTGCCTGACGCGCTTCAATATCAACTGGGCATGGGACGGTGCGCCCGTCGTATTGCAATCGCGCGCGATTGACGATACCGGCTATGTACAGCCGAAGATCAATGAGCTGCGCGAAGTGCGCGGTACACGCTCCATTTATCACAACAATGCGATCCAGTCGTGGAAAGTGTCGGAATCAGGCGAGGTGTCGAATGTCCAGGTTTACTAA
- a CDS encoding putative cytochrome c (SoxX) (Evidence 3 : Function proposed based on presence of conserved amino acid motif, structural feature or limited homology; PubMedId : 15939347; Product type pc : putative carrier), with protein sequence MKKIAIVLTVAATIAGCATMTAETDYGKAAIAMMKSDFKSKGPATLERVLKQDEAQALCSEYPSDVPKDKAAALEASQLKTIKYPADGKYLGNWKEGEKVAQNGRGMQSSDKVGSVNGGNCYACHQISKEEISFGNIGPSLYQYGKLRGQSEDMMKYTWAKIYNAQAFTACSNMPRFGHNGILEEKQIKDVMALLLDPASPVNK encoded by the coding sequence ATGAAAAAAATAGCTATCGTATTGACAGTCGCGGCGACCATTGCCGGGTGCGCCACCATGACGGCCGAAACCGATTACGGCAAGGCGGCCATCGCCATGATGAAGTCGGACTTCAAATCCAAGGGCCCCGCAACCCTGGAGCGTGTTCTCAAACAGGACGAGGCGCAGGCGCTGTGCAGCGAATATCCGAGCGACGTGCCGAAAGACAAGGCTGCAGCACTGGAAGCTTCTCAACTGAAAACGATCAAATATCCGGCCGATGGAAAATATCTGGGCAACTGGAAAGAAGGCGAGAAAGTTGCGCAGAATGGCCGCGGTATGCAATCGTCCGACAAGGTCGGCAGTGTGAACGGCGGTAACTGCTATGCCTGTCACCAGATCAGCAAAGAGGAAATTTCTTTCGGCAATATCGGCCCTTCGCTGTATCAGTACGGCAAGCTTCGCGGTCAAAGCGAAGACATGATGAAATATACCTGGGCCAAGATTTATAACGCACAGGCTTTCACTGCATGTTCCAACATGCCGCGTTTTGGTCATAACGGTATCCTGGAAGAAAAGCAGATCAAGGACGTAATGGCCTTGTTGCTTGATCCGGCTTCGCCTGTTAACAAGTAA
- a CDS encoding putative Bacterial regulatory protein, arsR family (Evidence 3 : Function proposed based on presence of conserved amino acid motif, structural feature or limited homology; Product type pr : putative regulator): MDKNFKTDSMNEVFEEVANYFSLLCEPTRLKILYAVCNGERSVGDIVAQVESTQANVSRQLAMLYRAKILARRKEGTLVFYRVDDEKTIDLCKSVCGRIAMQIGGESMLAMVPPAVEKRPQVN, encoded by the coding sequence GTGGATAAAAATTTTAAAACAGATAGCATGAACGAGGTGTTCGAGGAAGTAGCGAATTACTTCTCTCTGCTGTGCGAACCAACTCGTCTCAAGATTCTTTATGCCGTGTGTAACGGCGAGCGATCGGTTGGCGATATCGTGGCGCAAGTCGAGTCGACGCAAGCCAACGTATCACGCCAACTTGCCATGCTCTACAGGGCCAAGATTCTTGCGCGCCGCAAGGAAGGCACTCTGGTTTTTTATCGGGTGGATGATGAAAAGACGATTGATTTGTGCAAATCGGTTTGTGGGCGCATTGCCATGCAGATCGGCGGTGAATCCATGCTTGCAATGGTGCCGCCTGCTGTAGAGAAAAGACCACAAGTTAATTAA
- a CDS encoding putative sulfur oxidation protein SoxB (Evidence 3 : Function proposed based on presence of conserved amino acid motif, structural feature or limited homology; Product type pe : putative enzyme): MGLNRREFIQVMGIAAAGGMLLDAKGALAAPSAAKLYDVPRFGNVHLLHFTDCHAQLKPIYFREPNVNLGIGDAIGRMPHLVGEKLLKQVGLKPNTPEAYAFSYLNFEKAAQTYGKVGGFAHLSTLVKRMKAGRPGALLLDGGDTWQGSATALWTNGQDMVDACLELGVDVMTAHWEMTLGDKRVKEIVEKDFKGKVDFVAQNIKTTDFGDPVFPPYVLKEMNGVQIAIIGQAFPYTPIANPRYLVPEWSFGIQEENMQAMVDEARSKGAKVVVVLSHNGMDVDLKMASRVRGIDAIMGGHTHDGIPAPVIVSNPGGKTLVTNAGSNSKFLGVLDFDVRGGKVQGYKYRLLPVFSNFLPADKNMDALITKIRAPYESKLNEKLAMTEGTLYRRGNFNGTFDQLIVDALMDVKGADIAFSPGFRWGTSLLPDSPILMEHLMDQTATTYSYTTLSDMSGETIKTILEDVADNLFNPDPYYQQGGDMVRVGGMSYTIAPKEKMGARIQDMRLDGKLIDASKTYKVAGWAPVAEGASGEPVWDVVAQWLRTNKTVTPRKLNTPRIIGMDGNPGIAS; encoded by the coding sequence ATGGGTTTGAATCGTCGCGAATTTATTCAGGTCATGGGTATTGCTGCTGCGGGCGGTATGCTGCTCGACGCAAAGGGCGCATTGGCAGCACCGTCTGCAGCCAAGCTCTACGACGTACCACGCTTCGGTAATGTCCATTTACTACACTTCACCGATTGCCACGCGCAATTGAAGCCGATCTATTTCCGCGAACCGAATGTCAATCTTGGCATCGGCGACGCCATCGGCCGCATGCCGCATCTGGTCGGTGAAAAATTACTCAAACAAGTCGGTCTCAAACCGAATACGCCGGAAGCGTATGCGTTTTCCTATCTGAATTTCGAAAAGGCAGCGCAAACCTATGGCAAGGTGGGCGGCTTCGCACATCTCTCCACATTGGTCAAGCGCATGAAAGCAGGCCGTCCCGGTGCTTTGCTGCTGGACGGCGGCGATACCTGGCAGGGTTCGGCGACCGCCTTGTGGACCAATGGTCAGGACATGGTTGACGCCTGTCTGGAACTCGGCGTCGATGTGATGACGGCTCATTGGGAAATGACGCTGGGCGACAAGCGCGTGAAGGAAATCGTCGAGAAGGATTTCAAGGGCAAGGTCGATTTCGTTGCGCAGAATATCAAGACTACCGATTTTGGCGATCCGGTGTTTCCGCCCTACGTTCTGAAGGAAATGAATGGTGTGCAGATTGCGATTATCGGTCAGGCCTTCCCGTATACGCCCATCGCCAATCCACGTTACCTGGTGCCTGAATGGAGTTTCGGCATTCAGGAAGAAAACATGCAGGCAATGGTGGACGAGGCGCGCAGTAAAGGTGCCAAGGTTGTCGTCGTGCTGTCGCATAACGGCATGGACGTCGATCTCAAGATGGCGTCGCGCGTGCGCGGCATCGATGCAATTATGGGCGGCCACACGCATGACGGTATACCGGCTCCGGTGATTGTTTCTAATCCTGGCGGCAAGACGCTGGTGACCAACGCAGGAAGTAATAGCAAATTCCTCGGCGTGCTCGATTTCGATGTGCGTGGTGGCAAGGTACAAGGTTATAAATATCGTTTGTTGCCGGTGTTCTCCAATTTTCTGCCGGCCGACAAGAATATGGATGCACTGATCACGAAGATACGTGCGCCGTATGAATCCAAACTCAATGAAAAACTCGCGATGACGGAAGGTACCTTGTACCGCCGTGGCAATTTCAACGGCACCTTCGACCAATTGATCGTCGATGCCCTGATGGATGTTAAAGGTGCAGACATCGCTTTCTCCCCAGGTTTTCGCTGGGGCACTTCGCTGTTGCCGGACAGTCCTATCCTGATGGAGCATCTGATGGATCAGACGGCAACTACATATTCCTACACGACGCTGTCGGACATGAGTGGCGAGACAATCAAGACCATTCTCGAAGATGTAGCCGACAATCTGTTCAATCCGGATCCGTATTACCAGCAGGGTGGTGACATGGTGCGCGTTGGTGGCATGTCGTACACGATTGCACCAAAAGAAAAAATGGGGGCTCGTATCCAGGACATGCGCCTGGATGGCAAACTGATCGATGCGAGTAAAACCTACAAGGTCGCCGGATGGGCGCCGGTTGCCGAGGGTGCAAGCGGCGAACCGGTATGGGACGTTGTTGCGCAGTGGTTGCGCACCAATAAGACTGTCACGCCACGCAAGCTCAACACACCGCGCATCATAGGCATGGATGGCAATCCGGGCATCGCTTCCTGA
- a CDS encoding putative sulfur oxidation protein SoxY (Evidence 3 : Function proposed based on presence of conserved amino acid motif, structural feature or limited homology; PubMedId : 15939347; Product type pe : putative enzyme) produces the protein MNQSRRDALRIATVLGLAITAGILKPTDVFAADWKSGGFDAKSLPETLKALGASGAQISTDIAVNGPDIAENGAVVPVSVTSKAAKTEFMAILVEKNPNPLSASFTIPEGTEPTVSTRVKMGGTSNVHALVKADGKWLIASKEIKVTLGGCGG, from the coding sequence ATGAATCAGAGTCGACGTGACGCGCTGCGTATAGCAACGGTACTCGGGCTGGCAATCACGGCTGGCATCTTGAAGCCAACTGATGTCTTCGCAGCAGACTGGAAGTCTGGCGGTTTCGATGCGAAGTCGCTGCCGGAAACACTGAAGGCACTGGGTGCAAGTGGTGCGCAGATCAGCACCGACATCGCCGTCAACGGACCGGACATTGCAGAAAACGGCGCAGTCGTGCCGGTGTCCGTCACCAGCAAGGCAGCAAAAACGGAATTCATGGCGATCCTGGTCGAAAAGAATCCGAACCCGCTGTCGGCGAGCTTCACCATTCCGGAAGGCACAGAACCAACCGTCAGTACACGCGTAAAAATGGGCGGAACGTCGAATGTGCACGCATTGGTCAAGGCTGATGGAAAGTGGCTGATCGCAAGTAAAGAGATCAAAGTCACCCTTGGTGGTTGCGGCGGTTAA
- a CDS encoding putative sulfite dehydrogenase cytochrome subunit SoxD (Evidence 3 : Function proposed based on presence of conserved amino acid motif, structural feature or limited homology; PubMedId : 14645228, 11285738; Product type pe : putative enzyme): MSRFTKTVVALALVATGAIACAQTAYPHIGRTATEKEIAAWDIDVRPDFKGLPKGSGTVSKGMEVWEGKCASCHGTFGESNEVFTPIVGGTTKEDVKTGRVAALATNKQPQRTTMMKVATVSTLWDYINRAMPWTAPKSLTTEEVYAVTAYILNMSEVLPDDFTLSDKNIAEVQKLMPNRNGMTQKHGMWDVKGKPDVKSVACMKDCQVSGDIRSSLPEPSRNAHGNIQEQNRSFGEVRGVNTTVPASTTPISSATRKSVVATAATTAPAEAAAKPKALGLAKQYACIACHGVSNKIVGPGFNEIAAKYKGDSAAATTLFDKVKNGSSGAWGPVPMPGQAHVKDEDVKTLVSWILSGAK; encoded by the coding sequence ATGTCCAGGTTTACTAAAACCGTCGTCGCGCTGGCACTGGTCGCGACCGGTGCCATTGCATGTGCGCAAACTGCTTATCCGCATATCGGCCGCACGGCGACCGAGAAGGAAATTGCCGCGTGGGATATCGATGTGCGTCCCGATTTCAAGGGCTTGCCGAAAGGGTCGGGCACCGTCAGCAAGGGCATGGAAGTGTGGGAGGGGAAGTGCGCATCCTGTCACGGTACTTTCGGCGAGTCCAACGAAGTGTTCACGCCTATCGTTGGCGGCACCACGAAGGAAGATGTCAAGACGGGACGCGTTGCTGCATTGGCTACCAACAAGCAGCCGCAACGCACCACGATGATGAAGGTTGCGACCGTATCGACCTTGTGGGATTACATCAATCGCGCCATGCCATGGACGGCACCGAAGTCGCTGACGACAGAAGAAGTCTACGCGGTGACAGCCTATATCCTGAATATGTCGGAAGTCTTGCCGGACGACTTTACCCTGTCGGACAAGAACATCGCTGAAGTGCAAAAACTCATGCCGAATCGTAACGGCATGACGCAAAAGCACGGCATGTGGGATGTCAAAGGCAAGCCGGATGTGAAGAGTGTTGCATGCATGAAGGATTGTCAGGTCAGCGGCGATATTCGTTCGTCCTTGCCCGAGCCGTCCAGAAATGCACACGGCAATATTCAGGAGCAGAACCGCAGTTTCGGTGAAGTGCGTGGCGTGAATACGACTGTGCCTGCATCAACGACGCCGATTTCCTCTGCAACGCGCAAGTCTGTTGTGGCAACTGCTGCAACTACAGCACCTGCAGAAGCTGCAGCCAAGCCCAAGGCCCTGGGTTTGGCAAAGCAATATGCCTGCATCGCCTGTCATGGCGTCAGCAACAAGATAGTGGGGCCCGGATTCAATGAAATCGCTGCCAAATACAAGGGCGATTCTGCTGCTGCAACCACCTTGTTTGACAAGGTGAAGAATGGCAGCAGCGGTGCCTGGGGACCAGTGCCTATGCCTGGTCAGGCGCATGTCAAGGATGAAGATGTGAAGACCCTGGTGAGCTGGATACTGTCAGGCGCCAAGTAA
- a CDS encoding putative Rhodanese-related sulfurtransferase (Evidence 3 : Function proposed based on presence of conserved amino acid motif, structural feature or limited homology; Product type pe : putative enzyme), whose protein sequence is MKKILSLIACCLVCLPALAFDAAKVPAAKQSKAGKYLDAVEANTLKSQLGAKAYFVDVRTRGEVSYVGMATPVDANIPYVEHPYDAPWDDKNARFKLDVNSDFAPELARRMEQAGMGKDDTVILICRSGDRSARAANLLADLGYTKVYTVVDGFEGDVAKDGPRAGERAVNGWKNSGLPWSFKLEKSKMYFPKF, encoded by the coding sequence ATGAAAAAAATCCTTTCCCTGATTGCCTGTTGTCTCGTGTGCCTGCCGGCGCTTGCTTTTGATGCGGCCAAGGTGCCGGCAGCGAAACAGTCCAAAGCCGGCAAGTATCTGGATGCGGTAGAAGCCAATACATTGAAAAGCCAGTTGGGCGCAAAAGCCTATTTTGTCGATGTGCGTACACGAGGAGAAGTGTCGTATGTCGGCATGGCGACACCGGTCGATGCAAATATTCCATATGTAGAACATCCGTACGACGCTCCGTGGGACGATAAAAACGCGCGATTTAAATTGGACGTCAATAGTGATTTCGCTCCTGAACTGGCGCGTCGCATGGAACAGGCGGGCATGGGCAAGGACGACACGGTCATCCTGATTTGCCGTTCCGGCGATCGCAGTGCGCGTGCCGCCAATTTGTTAGCTGATCTCGGCTACACCAAGGTGTATACGGTAGTGGACGGCTTCGAGGGTGATGTGGCCAAGGATGGACCACGTGCCGGCGAACGGGCAGTCAACGGATGGAAAAATTCCGGCCTGCCCTGGAGTTTCAAGCTTGAGAAAAGCAAGATGTACTTTCCGAAATTCTGA
- a CDS encoding putative sulfur oxidation protein SoxZ (Evidence 3 : Function proposed based on presence of conserved amino acid motif, structural feature or limited homology; PubMedId : 15939347; Product type pe : putative enzyme) produces MGNPMRIRASASGDVVEVKVLMRHDMETGQRKDAAGAAIPAHFIQTLVAKCNDKVVLDSLMGTSISKDPFLSFKFKGGAKGDKVTITWTDNTGDSRTDETVVS; encoded by the coding sequence ATGGGAAATCCGATGCGCATTCGCGCCAGTGCAAGTGGCGACGTCGTCGAAGTGAAGGTTTTGATGCGTCACGATATGGAAACCGGTCAACGCAAGGATGCAGCCGGTGCCGCCATTCCTGCGCACTTTATCCAGACGCTGGTTGCCAAATGCAACGACAAGGTTGTTCTCGACAGCCTGATGGGTACATCGATATCGAAAGATCCATTCCTGTCGTTCAAATTCAAAGGTGGCGCAAAAGGTGACAAGGTCACTATAACGTGGACTGACAACACCGGAGATAGCCGTACCGACGAAACAGTCGTTTCGTAG